The following proteins are co-located in the Triticum aestivum cultivar Chinese Spring chromosome 1A, IWGSC CS RefSeq v2.1, whole genome shotgun sequence genome:
- the LOC123046516 gene encoding uncharacterized protein YpgQ, translating into MAAAAAAVRCAEELVEREMSGRDASHDAAHALRVRDLALSLAAEQGVSSPDRLLIVELAALLHDIGDYKYTKDNVEDMSIVKRFLEEVGLEEGQREEIVAIITGMGFKNEVSNKLNAEPTLEFAIVQDADRLDAIGAIGVARCFTYGGSKNSALHDPNVLPRDNLSKEKYMSKEEKQTSINHFHEKLFKLKDMMKTEAGKKRAEKRHKFMENFVAEFYEEWSGRA; encoded by the exons atggcggcggcggcggcggcggtgcggtgtGCTGAGGAGCTGGTTGAGAGGGAGATGAGCGGGCGCGACGCCTCCCACGACGCCGCCCACGCGCTCCGCGTCCGGGACCTCGCGCTCTCCCTCGCCGCCGAGCAGGGCGTCTCCTCCCCCGACCGCCTCCTCATC GTGGAACTGGCTGCTCTCCTGCACGACATCG GTGATTACAAGTACACCAA GGATAATGTGGAGGATATGAGCATTGTCAAAAGGTTTCTTGAAGAGGTAGGGTTGGAGGAGGGACAGAGGGAGGAAATAGTGGCCATTATTACAGGGATGG GATTCAAAAATGAGGTTTCAAATAAGCTTAATGCGGAGCCCACTCTTGAGTTTGCAATCGTGCAAGATGCAGATCGTCTGGATGCAATTGGTGCGATTG GTGTTGCAAGATGTTTTACATATGGAGGGAGCAAGAACAGTGCATTACATGATCCTAACGTACTTCCACGGGATAATTTGTCAAAGGAGAAGTATATGTCCAAGGAGGAGAAACAAACATCAATTAATCATTTCCACGAGAAACTTTTTAAGTTGAAGGACATGATGAAGACCGAG GCTGGGAAAAAGAGAGCAGAGAAAAGGCACAAGTTCATGGAAAATTTTGTGGCTGAATTCTATGAAGAGTGGAGTGGCAGGGCTTGA